From Halobacterium sp. R2-5, the proteins below share one genomic window:
- a CDS encoding bacterio-opsin activator domain-containing protein has translation MTESRSIERADAICEVEFALQDPAYPFVELSESGDCTLELAEMVPRSGGQYAEFFNVTGAEPEHVAEVMADTDAVDVTLLAEYEHSRLFEFVVSGGCPARRLAELGALPSTVRGDDGDGRIVAAIPESRDAADVVGTFLDEHPDAELVSKRETDAVQPLASRSAVYQMLQSLLTDRQREVLETAFEVGYYDWPREATGEDVAAELGISSATFAEHIRAAEHNLLTVFVGGRGFDF, from the coding sequence ATGACAGAAAGCCGGTCAATCGAGCGGGCGGACGCCATCTGCGAGGTCGAATTCGCCCTCCAGGACCCGGCGTACCCGTTCGTGGAACTCAGCGAGTCGGGCGACTGCACGCTCGAACTCGCGGAGATGGTTCCTCGCTCGGGCGGCCAGTACGCGGAGTTCTTCAACGTCACGGGCGCGGAACCGGAACACGTCGCCGAAGTGATGGCGGACACCGACGCCGTCGACGTGACCCTCCTCGCGGAGTACGAGCACAGCCGGCTGTTCGAGTTCGTCGTCTCCGGCGGCTGTCCGGCCCGCCGGCTCGCGGAGCTCGGCGCGCTCCCGAGCACGGTGCGCGGCGACGACGGCGACGGCCGCATCGTCGCAGCGATCCCCGAATCCCGCGACGCGGCCGACGTCGTCGGCACGTTCCTCGACGAGCACCCCGACGCCGAGCTCGTCTCCAAGCGCGAGACGGACGCCGTCCAGCCGCTCGCCTCGCGCTCGGCGGTCTACCAGATGCTGCAGTCGCTGCTGACCGACAGGCAGCGCGAGGTCCTCGAAACCGCCTTCGAGGTCGGGTACTACGACTGGCCGCGCGAGGCGACCGGCGAGGACGTCGCGGCGGAACTCGGCATCAGCTCGGCGACGTTCGCCGAGCACATCCGGGCCGCCGAACACAACCTCCTCACGGTGTTCGTCGGCGGCCGCGGATTCGACTTCTAG
- a CDS encoding HalOD1 output domain-containing protein, whose protein sequence is MPGYNNRSMNETGADGNTVTATRDPDESAVRTVVEAVAEATGDDPLSMQPLYDVVDTEALDTVFEPSGGRAGPSGRVSFRFNGCDVTVHADGRTVVSPVDGS, encoded by the coding sequence ATGCCAGGGTACAACAACCGCTCGATGAACGAGACGGGCGCCGACGGGAACACTGTAACTGCGACCCGAGACCCGGACGAGTCGGCCGTCCGAACGGTCGTCGAAGCCGTCGCGGAGGCGACGGGCGACGACCCACTCAGCATGCAACCGCTCTACGACGTCGTCGACACCGAGGCCCTCGACACCGTGTTCGAGCCGTCCGGCGGCCGCGCCGGGCCGTCCGGCCGCGTCTCCTTCCGCTTCAACGGCTGCGACGTGACGGTCCACGCGGACGGCCGCACGGTCGTCTCCCCCGTAGACGGCTCGTAG